One window from the genome of Podospora pseudocomata strain CBS 415.72m chromosome 6, whole genome shotgun sequence encodes:
- a CDS encoding hypothetical protein (EggNog:ENOG503P78V), whose amino-acid sequence MASYSPQFHVPGTFHFDTSPKSGQTLSAGMFRPPATSPTASTYGSLYSDVSMTNTHGNGALGTGTAKRKRASTRSSTPMGWNMDMDGAHDIREEEKGCQFRYTLAGQINATPMGAPIGVENGLLEDSVYSDVDYRRALGPTKVAPDFEVPSAHHDETPNAQPSTSAAWRIFTLGTLGEVVGKVWEFCTKGAFRGFQAGGGTAYTANGTTIPETTGKPWANQHDEPTPASEETMTDQRIQDGYPEPENDQEKAGSYEPFSPYQDAVSYIESPDSTPQPPAAKRRQVSYNNDELKNWVVVDGPANTNQRRFGSDARAVPVRTPASIVRHSPRPGYYSSTAVSSGRRISVPSSRFTGTPTRTAAVRPSLRTSHAGSPLVPPREPASFASPRQAPVAPSTPSRIPMPVQPATKNPFAALASPSQLPIPTSASRPSSRQSPRLSVGSGVSSRPISPTKTTASTIHRRNQSGASATARRHSLLAASVDPEEIKASQRLDAEAKALAARKLAAERDADMKVDAFNARLMAMIRQGKEALGTKVEVEMMDEDDLGGGGWEDEDVS is encoded by the coding sequence ATGGCGTCGTACTCACCACAGTTCCATGTGCCTGGCACATTTCACTTCGATACGTCGCCAAAATCTGGCCAGACACTTAGCGCAGGCATGTTTCGACCTCCGGCCACATCACCGACCGCCTCGACCTACGGGAGCCTGTATTCTGATGTCTCAATGACGAACACACACGGCAACGGTGCCCTCGGCACAGGCACTGCCAAGCGAAAACGTGCCAGCACAAGGTCATCAACACCGATGGGATGGAACATGGACATGGACGGTGCGCACGACATcagagaagaggagaagggttGTCAGTTTAGATATACTCTGGCAGGGCAAATCAATGCAACGCCGATGGGGGCTCCCATCGGGGTTGAGAATGGCCTGTTGGAGGACAGTGTCTACTCTGATGTTGACTACAGGAGAGCTCTAGGTCCCACCAAGGTTGCCCCAGACTTCGAGGTGCCATCAGCGCACCACGACGAAACCCCGAACGCACAACCGTCGACTTCGGCGGCATGGAGGATATTCACGCTTGGCACGTTGGGTGAGGTGGTAGGGAAGGTATGGGAGTTCTGCACAAAGGGCGCATTCAGGGGCTTCCAGGCGGGCGGAGGGACAGCGTACACGGCGAATGGAACGACGATCCCCGAGACTACAGGAAAGCCGTGGGCTAACCAGCACGACGAACCTACTCCGGCGAGCGAAGAGACCATGACCGACCAAAGGATACAGGATGGATACCCCGAGCCAGAAAACGACCAGGAGAAAGCCGGTTCCTACGAGCCGTTTTCCCCATACCAGGATGCAGTTTCCTACATCGAATCACCGGATTctacaccacaaccaccagccGCCAAACGGAGGCAAGTTAGCTACAACAACGACGAACTCAAGAATTGGGTAGTGGTGGACGGTCCGGCTAACACAAACCAAAGGCGATTTGGCTCCGATGCCAGGGCGGTCCCAGTGAGAACACCGGCCTCTATAGTGCGACATTCCCCTCGGCCTGGATACTACTCCTCCACAGCCGTGAGCTCCGGCCGGCGTATCAGCGTCCCATCCTCCAGGTTCACAGGAACACCGACCCGGACTGCCGCAGTTCGGCCTTCCCTGCGGACCTCCCACGCAGGTTCCCCTCTCGTCCCACCCCGCGAACCAGCAAGCTTTGCCTCTCCCCGCCAGGCTCCCGTTGCCCCCTCTACCCCTAGCCGCATTCCGATGCCGGTACAGCCTGCAACGAAGAACCCattcgccgccctcgcctctCCAAGCCAATTACCAATACCTACTTCTGCCTCACGCCCGTCCAGTCGACAAAGTCCACGGCTGAGTGTTGGAAGTGGGGTCTCCTCGCGACCCATATCGCCGACAAAAACCACAGCCAGCACCATTCACCGGCGCAATCAGAGTGGGGCGTCTGCCACGGCTCGGAGGCACTCACTATTAGCAGCGAGCGTTGACccggaggagatcaaggccagCCAAAGGTTAGATGCCGAGGCTAAGGCGCTTGCAGCGAGGAAGCTGGCCGCGGAGAGGGACGCTGACATGAAAGTGGATGCTTTCAACGCAAGGTTAATGGCGATGATCAGACAAGGGAAAGAGGCGTTAGGGACGAAGGTGGAGGTAGAAATgatggatgaagatgatttaggtggtgggggatgggaggacgaggacgtcTCTTGA
- a CDS encoding hypothetical protein (COG:S; EggNog:ENOG503NWF9), whose amino-acid sequence MSPSAKENGSNGVSANGHDAVPDVAEVQLPQVEGEWTVGKVLDALPGDKPTEGTTSPLAFFHILEKLKTNKREGWRRFGINRGESISDHMYRMSLISMLAPPALASKLDMAKCMKMCLIHDMAESIVGDITPVDGVPKQEKSRREATTMDYITKGLLGNVDGGKVGEEIRAIWQEYEDSKTLESHYVHDIDKMELLLQMVEYEKRGDHKLDLGEFAYVKTRIVLPEIQAWADDLLKEWNAYWVGHEHVRGDKAVESSGVSAQKKAMQDDYYNKE is encoded by the exons ATGTCTCCAAGCGCCAAAGAGAACGGCTCGAATGGAGTGTCCGCAAACGGCCATGATGCTGTTCCAG ACGTGGCCGAAGTACAACTTCCCCAAGTCGAGGGCGAGTGGACAGTAGGCAAAGTTCTCGATGCGCTTCCAGGCGACAAACCTACCGAGGGTACAACCTCACCGCTAGCCTTCTTCCACATTCTCGAGAAGCTGAAGACGAACAAGCGCGAGGGGTGGCGGCGATTTGGAATCAACAG GGGCGAATCCATCTCCGACCACATGTACCGCATGTCCCTGATCAGCATGCTTGCCCCCCCAGCGCTGGCTAGCAAACTTGACATGGCGAAGTGCATGAAGATGTGCCTGATTCACGACATGGCCGAGTCGATTGTTGGCGACATCACACCCGTGGACGGAgttccgaagcaggagaagagcCGCCGGGAGGCCACAACTATGGACTACATCACCAAGGGCTTGCTGGGCAACGTGGACGGCGGGAAGGTGGGCGAGGAGATTCGCGCTATCTGGCAGGAATACGAAGACTCCAAGACACTAGAGAGCCACTATGTGCACGACATCGACAAGATGGAGCTTCTTTTGCAGATGGTAGAGTACGAGAAGCGCGGTGACCACAAGCTAGACCTGGGTGAATTTGCCTATGTTAAGACTAGGATCGTACTGCCCGAGATTCAGGCCTGGGCGGACGATCTCTTGAAGGAGTGGAATGCGTACTGGGTTGGACATGAGCACGTTAGGGGCGACAAAGCCGTCGAATCTTCCGGCGTCTCTGCTCAGAAGAAGGCTATGCAGGACGACTACTACAACAAGGAGTAG
- a CDS encoding hypothetical protein (CAZy:AA3; EggNog:ENOG503NWDN; COG:E), whose product MATSTDAQEFSSIKFDYLIIGGGTAGLAVASRLAEIPSLTIGVLEAGKSGYGDDNIDIPAYSGRALGGPYDWHFQTTPQPGLGGRTLPWNRGKVLGGSSALNYMTWNRGSKEDYNAWEELGNDGWGWDSLLPYFKRSERFHPPPPNFKDNHQASYNEPNSFLGEDGPINVSYTRDFSPSHALWHATFNEVGVESNPAHLDGSNVGVWTTIVAVNPETATRSYATHYCLMPPVNLHILTEALVEQVVLDKKDGEWAATGVRFSHYGKQYVASAAREVILSAGSVQSSQLLELSGVGRADVLGAAGIPLKVESPNVGENLQEHIMLPMVFEVDPKLPHPDDLFIEEIAATAYEQYQREKSGRLTVLPCSMAYLPVSKLAPEEDVASLSSRSQQLERYGAEQTSILSSRFDTDKQLGQVEFVFDLGNWNPSFAPKEEGKRYCSMLLVLQYPYSRGSIHIDPKDGPTADGVPATAHQQPVIDPQYYVGPHGELDLEIMLHGAKFAQKICSTKPLKNVILGPASPSSAVVSDEDLRGWIVENTITDWHPIGTCAMGGRAGQAGGVVDERLRVYGVKGLRVIDASVMPLHISAHLQATVYAIGEKGADMILEDAGLRS is encoded by the exons ATGGCTACCTCAACTGACGCCCAGGAGttctcctccatcaagtTCGACTACCTCatcatcggcggcggcacaGCTGGTCTCGCCGTCGCCTCCCGTCTAGCCgaaatcccctccctcaccatcggCGTCCTCGAAGCAGGGAAAAGCGGTTATGGCGACGACAACATTGACATCCCAGCCTACTCTGGCCGAGCACTGGGAGGACCCTACGACTGGCACTTCCAGACCACGCCCCAGCCCGGTCTCGGCGGACGAACTCTCCCATGGAACCGGGGGAAGGTCCTAGGCGGATCAAGTGCGCTAAATTATATGACTTGGAATCGTGGAAGCAAGGAGGATTATAATGCctgggaggagctggggaatgatggttgggggtgggattcTCTCCT CCCTTACTTCAAAAGGTCAGAACGATTCCACCCGCCTCCGCCGAACTTTAAGGACAACCACCAGGCTTCGTACAACGAGCCAAACAGCTTCCTGGGGGAAGATGGGCCCATCAATGTCTCATACACTCGAGACTTCTCGCCTTCGCATGCTCTGTGGCATGCAACCTTCAACGAGGTGGGGGTCGAGTCAAATCCAGCTCACTTGGACGGATCAAATGTGGGTGTGTGGACTACCATTGTGGCCGTCAACCCAGAGACCGCCACAAGATCCTATGCGACTCATTACTGCTTGATGCCGCCTGTGAATCTGCATATCCTTACTGAGGCTCTCGTTGAGCAAGTCGTTCTGGATAAGAAGGACGGGGAATGGGCTGCTACTGGCGTGCGGTTCAGTCATTACGGGAAGCAATATGTCGCCTCAGCTGCTCGAGAGGTCATCCTGTCAGCAGGCAGCGTCCAGTCATCACAGCTTTTGGAGTTGTCCGGTGTTGGCCGGGCTGATGTTCTGGGTGCTGCGGGAATTCCGTTAAAGGTTGAGAGTCCAAACGTGGGTGAAAACCTGCAGGAGCATATCA TGCTCCCAATGGTCTTCGAAGTAGACCCCAAGCTCCCCCATCCAGACGACCTGTTCATCGAAGAAATCGCCGCCACTGCCTACGAGCAATACCAAAGAGAAAAGTCCGGTCGTTTGACCGTCCTCCCCTGCTCGATGGCATATCTTCCCGTTTCCAAGCTGGCACCCGAAGAAGATGTGGCTTCGCTCTCGTCCAGGTCCCAACAGTTGGAACGTTATGGCGCCGAGCAAACATCTATCCTCTCTAGCAGGTTCGACACCGACAAACAGCTCGGCCAAGTCGAATTCGTCTTTGATCTCGGCAACTGGAACCCGTCGTTTGCGCCTAAGGAAGAGGGCAAGAGATACTGCTCcatgttgttggtgctgcaGTATCCCTACTCGAGAGGGTCCATCCATATCGATCCTAAAGATGGACCAACCGCTGATGGGGTACCGGCCACCGCGCACCAACAGCCGGTGATTGATCCGCAGTATTATGTTGGTCCTCATGGGGAGCTCGACCTTGAGATTATGCTACATGGTGCCAAGTTTGCGCAAAAGATTTGCTCGACTAAGCCATTGAAGAATGTCATCCTCggtcctgcttctccttcgTCGGCAGTGGTCTCTGATGAAGACCTGAGAGGATGGATTGTTGAGAATACCATCACAGACTGGCATCCGATAGGGACCTGTGCGATGGGCGGTCGTGCTGGGCAGGCAGGCGGTGTCGTTGATGAACGGCTCAGGGTGTACGGCGTGAAGGGGTTGAGAGTGATCGATGCAAGCGTGATGCCGCTGCATATCAGCGCGCATTTGCAGGCTACGGTTTATGCTATTGGTGAGAAGGGAGCCGACATGATCTTGGAAGATGCTGGACTCCGAAGTTAG
- the TPN1 gene encoding Vitamin B6 transporter (EggNog:ENOG503NVJX; COG:P) gives MTTPDLEKQQAAATTATTPVDPTTKSISSTDTPQQQQQPQNASPFKVPHFLIKINNTLESLSGFEARGITRVLPSERQPPSHLADAQVFLLWFGANISVNNLAVALLGPLVFQLGFTDSAWCAIVGAFLGSCSTAYMSIWGPASGNRTMVIARYFMGYWPSKIPTALNIVLMVGYITLSYIIAGQMLSAVSGGSLTIVVGIVVSALVCWVVAVFGMRVFHFYERFALIPQILVLFALIGCAGPYFDTTIESQGDGTAIAANRLSFLSLCLYVPNSWAAAASDYYVYYPESTRKRKIFCLTLFGLWTSFSLVYMIGIGLATGVTHHTAWAEASAISAGALIVAGFEPLKGFGLFCSVIVALGIIANSIPGCYSAALGFQVLGRHFKVVPRWVWTCTVVVLQTVLALAGREHLFVLFQNFLALMGYWVEFMILIFVLEHVLFRRTRGFDWARWEDKSYLPVGWAALVAFLLGWVGAVLGMYQIWYTGPLAVLAGASAGGCDVGVWVGCGFALVSFPPLRWLELRIIGR, from the exons ATGACAACCCCCGATCTGGAGAAGCAGCAagctgctgccaccaccgcaacaacaccagtagatcccaccaccaaatcaatctcctccactgacaccccccaacaacaacaacagccccaaAATGCTTCTCCTTTCAAGGTTCCCCATTTTTTGATcaagatcaacaacaccctcgaaTCCCTCTCCGGCTTCGAAGCCCGCGGCATCACCCGCGTCCTACCCTCCGAACggcaacctccctcccacctcgcAGACGCCCAGGTATTCCTCCTCTGGTTCGGGGCCAACATCTccgtcaacaacctcgcAGTGGCCCTTCTCGGACCATTAGTCTTCCAGCTTGGTTTCACCGACTCGGCATGGTGCGCTATTGTTGGAGCCTTTCTGGGGAGTTGTTCCACCGCATACATGAGTATCTGGGGACCGGCAAGCGGGAACAGAACGATGGTTATTGCGAGGTATTTCATGGGTTACTGGCCTAGCAAGATACCGACAGCGTTGAACATTgttttgatggtggggtaTATCACCTTGAGTTACATCATTGCGGGACAGATGTTATCTGCGGTGAGCGGGGGGAGTTTGACGATTGTGGTTGGGATTGTGGTTAGTGCTTTGGTGTGTTGGGTTGTGGCGGTTTTTGGAATGAGGGTTTTTCATTTTTATGAACG GTTCGCGTTGATACCCCAGATATTGGTCCTCTTCGCACTTATCGGGTGTGCGGGACCGTATTTTGACACCACGATTGAGTCCCAGGGAGATGGGACGGCCATTGCGGCGAACAGGCTTAGCTTTTTGAGCCTGTGTCTTTATGTGCCCAACTcgtgggcggcggcggcgagtgATTACTATGTTTACTACCCTGAGAGCACACGCAAGAGGAAGATCTTTTGTTTGACGCTGTTTGGGCTTTGGACGTCGTTTAGTCTGGTTTATATGATTGGGATTGGGCTTGCGACTGGTGTGACGCATCATACTGCTTGGGCGGAGGCGAGTGCTATTTCTGCTGGGGCGTTGATTGTGGCTGGGTTTGAACCATTGAAGGGGTTCGGATTGTTCTGCTCTGTTATTGTGGCGTTGGGAATCATCGCGAATAGTATCCCCGGGTGTTATTCAGCGGCGTTGGGCTTTCAGGTTCTGGGGAGGCACTTCAAGGTTGTGCCGAGGTGGGTGTGGACTTGTACGGTGGTCGTCCTGCAGACTGTGCTGGCTTTGGCAGGGAGGGAGCATTTGTTTGTGCTGTTCCAGAACTTCCTCGCGCTGATGGGGTACTGGGTAGAGTTTATGATTCTGATCTTTGTGTTAGAGCATGTGCTGTTTAGGAGGACTAGAGGGTTTGACTGGGCGAGGTGGGAGGATAAGAGTTATTTGCCGGTTGGGTGGGCTGCGCTGGTTGCTTTCTTGTTGGGCTGGGTCGGGGCCGTGCTGGGGATGTATCAGATTTGGTATACCGGGCCATTGGCGGTGCTGGCAGGAGCGAGCGCGGGGGGttgtgatgttggtgtttgggttgggtgtgggTTTGCTTTGGTGAGCTTTCCTCCGTTGAGGTGGTTGGAGTTGAGGATTATTGGGAGGTAA
- a CDS encoding hypothetical protein (EggNog:ENOG503NWGB; COG:E), with the protein MTASTPNLKPAGYGTASSSSSGSSTPQPSRSPKQNIAPVSIINNTDVESPLLSPKSNNPLLSNPQSLSQEHQIESRSLQKGLSQRHLSMLGIAGSIGTGLFLGLGGAVSTGGPLGALLGYAVIGLVVCSVQFALGEVTALMPVTGSFVRHAEVLVDPAMGFAIGWNLVYGNLLSIPSEIVAVCVLVKFWTGDGLNPAAVILPFIALTGGIGMAFVRVFGEVEFVFALLKILLVVFLIVLGLVINLGGVPGTGVIGFRYWRDPGPFVEYIARGDWGRFLGFWAVMTGAVFSFAGVESLAMAAAETRNPREAIPRAVKRVFARIVIFYGLAVFVVGLLVPSNDERLKGSGDTVAQSPFVLAAAAAGIKGIPSLVNAIVITSAWSAANQSLLAGTRVLYGLALKGQAPKIFLRTTSWGTPYMCVLLFTVFMFLSFLSLSENAISVFWWLVMLTAAGVLVSWSSILLNHIRLLKAMKKQGISTDRLPWHNWWTEYTSPVGLVMCLVILFTSGFSVFTTGRWDAAKFVSSYLDIPIVLAAYLGWKFFRKTSITPLDQIPLEEAFEQAEENLSVQTQGFQPTKKTRGWTRFVSWIWD; encoded by the exons ATGACCGCCTCAACACCCAACCTCAAGCCGGCGGGGTACGGCACCgcctcttcgtcctcctccggctcatccaccccccaaccatcaCGCTCTCCCAAGCAGAACATCGCCCCCGTCAGCATCATCAATAATACCGATGTCGAGTCCCCTCTCCTATCCCCCAAATCCAATAATCCCCTCTTATCCAACCCCCAGAGCCTCAGCCAAGAGCACCAGATTGAGTCCAGATCCCTCCAAAAGGGCCTCTCCCAACGCCATCTCTCCATGCTGGGAATAGCAGGGTCCATCGGCACCggtctcttcctcggccttggcggGGCAGTTTCCACGGGTGGTCCTCTCGGTGCACTGCTAGGCTATGCAGTCATCGGACTAGTCGTCTGCTCCGTGCAGTTTGCCCTGGGAGAGGTGACTGCTTTGATGCCTGTCACCGGATCATTCGTCAGACACGCCGAGGTGCTGGTTGATCCAGCCATGGGGTTTGCTATCGGGTGGAACTTGGTTTACGGCAATCTGTTGAGTATACCTTCTGAGATTGTGGCGGTTTGTGTGCTGGTCAAGTTTTGGACGGGGGATGGGCTGAatccggcggcggtgatctTGCCGTTTATTGCACTCACGGGTGGGATAGGGATGGCTTTTGTGAGGGTGTTTGGTGAGGTGGAGTTTGTGTTTGCCTTGTTGAAGATCTTGCTGGTTGTCTTTCTGAttgtgttggggttggtgatcaaTTTGGGGGGAGTGCCTGGGACTGGGGTGATTGGGTTCAGATATTGGCGAGATCCGGGTCCGTTTGTGGAGTATATTGCTCGAGGAGACTGGGGGAGGTTTCTCGGCTTCTGGGCAGTGATGACCGGGGCGGTGTTCAGTTTTGCGGGGGTGGAGTCTTTGGCTATGGCTGCCGCTGAGACGAGAAACCCGAGAGAGGCTATTCCCCGGGCTGTGAAGAGGGTCTTTGCGAGGATTGTCATCTTCTATGGTCTGGCGGTGTTTGTGGTGGGCTTGTTGGTGCCTAGCAATGATGAGAGGCTGAAGGGGAGTGGTGATACCGTGGCACAGAGTCCGTTTGTGCTTGCGGCCGCAGCAGCTGGGATCAAGGGGATCCCCAGCTTGGTGAATGCCATTGTGATCACGTCGGCCTGGTCAGCGGCGAATCAGAGTTTGCTGGCGGGCACGAGGGTGTTGTATGGATTGGCACTGAAGGGACAAGCACCGAAGATCTTTTTGAGGACCACGTCCTGGGGCACACCATATATGTGTGTCTTGTTGTTCACGGTCTTCATGTttttgagcttcttgagccTGTCCGAGAACGCCATTAGCGTGTTCTGGTGGCTGGTCATGCTGACGGCAGCCGGGGTGTTGGTCTCTTGGAGTTCCATTCTGCTGAACCACATCCGGCTTCTCAAGGCTATGAAGAAGCAAGGCATTTCGACCGACAGACTGCCGTGGCACAATTGGTGGACGG AGTACACATCCCCAGTCGGGCTTGTCATGTGCCTCGTCATTTTGTTCACGAGCGGCTTCAGTGTCTTCACCACGGGCCGTTGGGACGCCGCCAAGTTTGTGTCGTCGTACCT TGACATTCCCATTGTCCTAGCTGCTTACCTGGGCTGGAAGTTCTTCCGCAAGACCTCGATCACTCCTCTCGATCAAATACCCCTTGAAGAAGCGTTTGaacaggccgaggagaaccTCTCGGTACAAACCCAAGGTTTCCAGCCAACAAAGAAGACTAGAGGCTGGACAAGGTTCGTCAGCTGGATATGGGACTAG
- a CDS encoding hypothetical protein (COG:S; EggNog:ENOG503P32G): MTTPTPSRDDLISLHGFTPLPVDQDAIFQGKPFLHQPTPVPLSSITYPSSTDPLVAKVQEYAKEKLPIQTYNHSMRVFYWSTIIMQQQFPSLPPISPSTIALTCLLHDIGTTPSNQSSTLLSFEFQGGVIALDLLKELNGNKSQAEAVAEAIIRHQDLGTVGTITALGQILQLATVYDNMSLRPYLIHPDTKAEVNKAYPRKGWSGCFSAAIANEKKLKPWGHTSHLGWEVFENGVRENEFMREVDSWE, translated from the exons ATGAcgacccccaccccctcccgcgACGACCTCATATCCCTCCACGGTttcactcccctccccgtgGACCAGGACGCCATCTTCCAGGGAAAACcattcctccaccaacccaccccgGTCCCTCTCTCGTCCATCACCTATCCAAGCTCTACCGACCCCTTGGTCGCTAAGGTGCAGGAGTACGCGAAGGAAAAGCTCCCAATCCAAACCTACAATCACTCCATGCGGGTTTTCTACTGGT caACCATAATCATGCAACAACaattcccctccctcccccccatctcGCCCTCCACCATAGCCCTGACCTGTCTCCTCCACGACAtcggcaccaccccctccaaccaatCCTCCACCCTTCTCTCATTCGAGTTCCAAGGCGGGGTGATAGCCCTCGACCTCTTAAAAGAACTGAACGGCAACAAGTCGCAAGCAGAAGCCGTAGCAGAAGCCATAATCCGACACCAAGACCTCGGAACGGTAGGCACCATCACAGCCTTGGGACAAATCCTCCAACTAGCCACAGTCTACGATAACATGTCCCTTCGCCCGTATCTCATCCACCCAGACACCAAGGCCGAGGTGAACAAGGCTTACCCTAGAAAGGGCTGGAGCGGGTGTTTCTCTGCTGCTATCGCCAATGAGAAGAAACTAAAACCCTGGGGGCATACCAGTCatttggggtgggaggtttTTGAGAATGGGGTTCGGGAGAATGAGTTTATGAGGGAGGTTGATTCTTGGGAGTGA